In one Bacteroidota bacterium genomic region, the following are encoded:
- the pyrF gene encoding orotidine-5'-phosphate decarboxylase, with protein MNKSEIIAQIRKKKSFLCVGLDTDVDQIPEHLLEFQDPVFEFNRQIILATQELCIAYKPNIAFYECLGVKGWQALEKTMHLIPKDIFTIADAKRGDIGNTSKRYADTFFGNGATGLDFDSITVAPYMGADSVKPFLDYPGKWAVLLGLTSNPGAMDFQFIPTSIDDQKVYEKVLIRSQKWGSEENLMYVIGATRSDLLTKVRKLIPNHFLLIPGVGAQGGDLTSVAEFGMTKECGLIVNAARSIIYASKGKDFAERAREEALKIQKEMELLLQKKNVI; from the coding sequence ATGAATAAAAGTGAAATAATAGCACAGATAAGGAAAAAGAAATCCTTTTTGTGTGTTGGTTTAGATACAGATGTTGATCAAATACCTGAACATTTATTAGAGTTTCAAGATCCCGTATTCGAATTTAACAGGCAAATAATTCTGGCAACACAGGAGCTTTGTATTGCATATAAGCCAAATATCGCTTTTTACGAATGTCTTGGTGTTAAAGGATGGCAGGCCCTTGAGAAAACAATGCATTTAATACCAAAAGATATTTTCACCATTGCTGATGCCAAAAGGGGAGATATCGGTAATACTTCCAAAAGGTATGCTGATACATTTTTTGGGAATGGTGCAACTGGATTGGATTTTGATTCTATAACTGTTGCTCCTTATATGGGGGCTGACTCTGTTAAACCTTTTTTAGATTATCCTGGAAAATGGGCTGTATTGCTTGGCCTTACTTCAAACCCGGGTGCCATGGATTTTCAGTTTATTCCAACATCAATTGATGATCAGAAAGTATATGAAAAAGTGTTAATTCGCTCACAAAAATGGGGATCCGAGGAAAACTTAATGTATGTAATTGGAGCTACAAGATCTGATTTGTTAACTAAGGTTAGAAAATTAATACCTAATCATTTCCTTCTTATTCCAGGAGTAGGAGCACAAGGAGGGGATTTAACCTCGGTTGCAGAATTTGGAATGACAAAAGAATGTGGCTTAATAGTAAATGCAGCCCGAAGCATTATTTATGCCTCTAAAGGAAAAGATTTTGCTGAAAGAGCAAGAGAAGAGGCTTTGAAAATTCAGAAAGAAATGGAATTGCTTCTGCAAAAAAAGAATGTAATTTAA
- the prfA gene encoding peptide chain release factor 1, whose product MFEKLGSIKNRWLNLGQQISDPAVISEFRKFAKLSKEYKDLEEIVISYDKYKLILENISATKEILLNEKEADFREMAEIELNELESKRKSLEEEIKVLLVPKDPDDIKNVVMEIRAGSGGDEASIFAGDLYRMYSKHFEKKGWRAELVDFTEGTAGGFKEVIINVSGENVFGQLKYESGVHRVQRVPQTETQGRVHTSASTVIVMPEADELDVEVRESDIRKDIFCSSGPGGQSVNTTKSAIRLTHIPTGIVVQCQDQKSQLKNYDKALGVLRSRIYEIEYQKRLEEQSKKRKTMVSTGDRSEKIRTYNYPQSRVTDHRIGLTVYSLSSFMDGDIQEMVNALQFAENAEKLKEGTTVA is encoded by the coding sequence ATATTTGAAAAATTAGGATCAATTAAAAACCGTTGGTTAAATTTAGGCCAACAAATTTCTGATCCTGCTGTAATTTCAGAATTTAGAAAATTCGCAAAATTAAGTAAAGAGTACAAAGATCTTGAAGAGATAGTTATTTCATATGATAAGTATAAACTTATCCTTGAAAATATTAGTGCCACCAAAGAAATCCTTTTAAATGAAAAGGAGGCTGATTTTCGTGAAATGGCAGAGATCGAACTGAATGAATTAGAATCAAAACGTAAGAGCCTGGAAGAGGAAATAAAAGTACTTTTAGTTCCAAAAGACCCAGACGATATAAAAAATGTTGTAATGGAAATCAGGGCTGGTTCCGGTGGGGATGAGGCCAGTATATTTGCAGGAGATTTATACCGCATGTATTCCAAACATTTTGAAAAGAAAGGATGGAGGGCTGAACTGGTTGATTTCACAGAAGGTACAGCTGGTGGGTTTAAGGAGGTTATTATTAATGTTAGCGGAGAAAATGTATTTGGACAGCTTAAATATGAATCTGGTGTACATAGGGTTCAAAGAGTGCCTCAAACAGAAACTCAAGGAAGGGTTCATACTTCAGCCTCTACTGTTATTGTAATGCCAGAGGCAGATGAGCTTGATGTAGAAGTTAGGGAATCAGACATTAGAAAAGATATTTTTTGTTCTTCGGGTCCCGGTGGTCAATCCGTAAATACTACAAAATCTGCAATAAGGCTTACTCATATTCCAACAGGTATTGTAGTTCAATGCCAGGATCAGAAATCACAGCTTAAGAATTATGACAAAGCATTAGGTGTTTTAAGATCAAGAATTTATGAAATAGAGTATCAGAAAAGATTAGAGGAGCAATCAAAGAAAAGAAAAACGATGGTTTCAACAGGTGACCGATCAGAAAAAATCAGAACTTATAATTATCCTCAAAGTCGTGTAACCGATCATCGAATTGGTTTAACTGTTTACAGCCTTTCCAGCTTCATGGATGGAGATATTCAGGAAATGGTAAATGCTTTACAGTTTGCAGAAAATGCAGAAAAATTAAAAGAAGGAACTACAGTTGCTTAA
- a CDS encoding phosphoribosylformylglycinamidine cyclo-ligase, which yields MNNLDSRYNLRGVSASKEDVHNAIKNIDKGIFPGAFCKIIPDIISEDPAYCNIMHADGAGTKSSLAYLYWKETGDLSVWKGIAQDAIVMNLDDLLCVGAVNNILLSSTIGRNKNVIPGEVISAIINGTEEILEDLREKGIGIYSTGGETADVGDLVRTIIVDSTVMCRIKRSDVISNDNIKAGDVIIGLASSGKASYENEYNGGMGSNGLTSARHDVFNKKIAGKYPESFDPLVPEDLIYSGKMNLTDKIQVPGYGEIDAGKLVLSPTRTYAPVIKKILDLMRSEIHGMVHCSGGAQTKVLHFTGDNLHIIKDNLFDIPPLFQLIQQQSNTSWKEMYRVFNMGHRMEIYTDEKNASAIIEISKSFNIDAKIVGRCEVSTSKKLTIQSAHGEFIYNS from the coding sequence ATGAATAATTTAGATTCCAGGTATAATTTAAGAGGAGTTTCCGCATCCAAAGAAGATGTTCATAATGCAATCAAGAATATTGATAAAGGGATTTTCCCCGGGGCTTTTTGCAAAATAATACCGGATATTATTTCAGAAGATCCTGCTTATTGTAATATTATGCATGCTGATGGAGCTGGCACAAAATCTTCACTTGCTTATTTGTATTGGAAAGAAACAGGGGATTTATCTGTGTGGAAAGGAATTGCTCAAGATGCCATTGTAATGAATCTTGATGATTTACTTTGTGTTGGAGCTGTGAATAATATACTTCTATCTTCCACAATTGGGCGAAATAAAAATGTGATACCCGGAGAAGTGATTTCGGCCATTATTAATGGGACAGAGGAAATTTTAGAAGATTTACGTGAAAAAGGTATTGGCATATATTCTACAGGTGGTGAAACGGCCGATGTTGGAGATCTTGTAAGAACAATTATTGTTGATTCAACTGTAATGTGCAGAATCAAGCGCAGTGATGTGATTTCAAATGATAATATTAAGGCTGGTGATGTTATCATTGGTTTAGCATCTTCTGGTAAAGCTTCCTATGAAAATGAATATAATGGAGGAATGGGCAGTAATGGCCTGACATCAGCAAGGCATGATGTTTTTAATAAAAAAATTGCAGGAAAATATCCTGAGAGTTTTGATCCTTTGGTTCCTGAAGATCTTATATACAGTGGAAAAATGAATTTGACTGACAAAATTCAGGTTCCTGGATATGGCGAAATTGATGCTGGAAAACTTGTATTATCCCCAACCAGAACTTATGCTCCTGTAATAAAGAAAATTCTGGATCTAATGCGTTCCGAAATTCATGGAATGGTTCATTGTAGTGGGGGGGCACAAACCAAGGTTTTGCATTTTACCGGGGATAATCTTCATATCATCAAGGATAATTTATTTGATATACCACCCCTTTTCCAGTTAATACAACAGCAAAGCAATACAAGCTGGAAGGAAATGTACAGGGTATTCAATATGGGCCATCGGATGGAAATCTATACAGATGAGAAAAATGCTTCTGCAATAATCGAAATTTCTAAAAGTTTTAATATAGATGCTAAAATTGTAGGAAGGTGTGAAGTATCCACTTCAAAAAAACTCACTATACAATCAGCGCACGGAGAATTTATTTATAATAGTTAA
- a CDS encoding OmpA family protein, with protein sequence MKIIRIILCLFIVAFFCGAASAQKSFVKDADNSYSEAKFFEAIELYKKAYSKEKNKAVKAEILFQLGECYFNTVDPKQAEKWYQKAIKAKFPDPIAVLRLAEVYKAMGNYPQAIVEFNNYKALNPSDKRGEDGVVSSEMAQKWIDEPTRYVVLPETQLNSKQYEFSPTYADKKNNTLIFTSTREGSAGKTIDVTLGESFSDIYETKRDKNGKWSTPAPIGGEVNSVANEGAACVDSKGRTMFFTRCGVEKNKDMPCKIYTAVKKGNAWTEITLLELSPDSITVGHPAITKDGNSLFFTASHMEGGFGGRDIWMSTYEKKAKVWTTPVNLGSSINTEKDEMFPFIHENGTLYFSSTGHMGMGGLDIFKAEKTGEKWGKVENLKYPINSAGDDYGIVFEGTKDRGFLTSNRDGSMGGDDIFSFVLPPLIFVLQGTITDVETKKPINQATIKLIGSDGTSAEVTTDASGTYIFGDKGNDRYIKSNTTYELTVSAKDYLNAKGKETTVGVTESTTFIKDFALQTTKKKEIAFPEVLYDLAKFTLRPESHDSLDFLYQTLIDNPTIVIELNSHTDSRGGQKPNQILSENRAKSCVTYLVSKGIAADRMLAKGYGKDQLLISDAEIAKLKSNEEKEAAHQKNRRTRFKVIRSDYVPVGGFPEEKTTSETPKETKDEAVEEEIEEDEE encoded by the coding sequence ATGAAAATTATTAGAATTATACTTTGCTTATTTATTGTAGCATTCTTTTGTGGTGCAGCGTCAGCGCAAAAGAGTTTTGTAAAGGATGCTGACAATTCCTATTCAGAGGCGAAATTTTTCGAAGCCATTGAATTGTATAAAAAAGCATATTCTAAAGAGAAGAATAAAGCTGTAAAAGCTGAAATCCTTTTCCAGCTTGGAGAATGTTATTTTAACACGGTTGATCCAAAACAAGCTGAAAAGTGGTATCAAAAGGCAATTAAGGCAAAATTTCCAGACCCAATAGCAGTCCTTAGGCTTGCTGAAGTTTATAAAGCAATGGGAAATTATCCTCAGGCAATAGTTGAATTCAATAATTACAAAGCTCTTAATCCTTCAGATAAAAGGGGGGAAGATGGAGTTGTTTCATCTGAAATGGCCCAAAAATGGATTGACGAACCCACAAGATATGTTGTTTTGCCGGAAACCCAGTTAAATTCCAAGCAATATGAATTTTCACCTACTTATGCCGACAAAAAAAACAATACACTGATTTTTACTTCTACAAGAGAAGGTTCAGCAGGTAAAACAATTGATGTAACTTTAGGTGAGAGTTTTTCAGATATTTATGAAACAAAAAGAGATAAAAATGGAAAATGGAGTACACCTGCCCCAATTGGAGGTGAGGTAAATTCCGTAGCTAATGAAGGTGCTGCTTGTGTTGACAGCAAGGGAAGGACCATGTTTTTTACCCGATGCGGGGTTGAAAAAAACAAGGATATGCCTTGTAAAATTTATACTGCGGTAAAAAAAGGAAACGCATGGACTGAAATTACGCTTCTTGAACTTAGCCCTGATAGCATTACAGTTGGTCACCCAGCCATAACCAAAGATGGAAATTCTTTGTTTTTTACTGCAAGCCATATGGAAGGCGGATTTGGTGGTCGTGATATTTGGATGAGCACCTATGAAAAAAAGGCGAAAGTTTGGACTACTCCTGTAAACTTAGGTTCATCAATTAATACTGAAAAAGATGAAATGTTCCCTTTTATCCATGAAAATGGCACCTTGTATTTTTCTTCAACAGGACACATGGGAATGGGTGGATTGGATATTTTTAAAGCTGAAAAAACAGGTGAAAAGTGGGGTAAAGTTGAAAACTTAAAATATCCTATTAATTCTGCAGGAGATGATTATGGAATTGTGTTTGAAGGTACTAAAGATAGAGGATTTCTTACTTCAAATCGCGATGGTTCAATGGGTGGTGATGATATTTTCTCTTTTGTTCTTCCTCCGCTTATTTTTGTTCTTCAGGGAACAATTACTGATGTTGAAACTAAAAAGCCTATTAACCAGGCAACTATAAAACTTATAGGCTCCGATGGTACTTCTGCTGAAGTTACTACAGATGCCTCAGGAACTTATATTTTTGGAGATAAAGGAAATGACAGATACATTAAATCCAATACTACTTATGAATTAACAGTAAGTGCAAAGGATTATTTAAATGCAAAAGGGAAGGAAACTACAGTTGGAGTTACAGAGTCAACAACTTTTATCAAGGATTTTGCTTTGCAAACCACCAAGAAAAAGGAAATTGCATTTCCTGAAGTACTTTATGATCTTGCTAAATTTACCCTTCGTCCTGAATCTCATGACTCATTAGATTTCTTATATCAAACCCTTATTGATAATCCTACGATTGTTATTGAATTGAACTCTCATACGGATTCCAGGGGTGGACAAAAACCTAATCAGATTCTTTCTGAAAATAGAGCCAAATCATGTGTTACTTATTTAGTTTCAAAAGGGATTGCAGCAGACAGAATGTTGGCAAAAGGTTACGGAAAGGATCAACTTCTTATTTCTGATGCTGAAATTGCTAAACTTAAGTCCAATGAAGAAAAGGAAGCAGCTCACCAAAAGAACAGAAGAACAAGATTTAAAGTTATCAGATCTGATTATGTTCCGGTGGGTGGATTCCCTGAAGAAAAAACTACTTCAGAAACTCCTAAAGAAACAAAAGACGAGGCGGTTGAAGAGGAAATTGAAGAGGACGAGGAATAA
- a CDS encoding glutamine synthetase III has product MASFRFKALEEVLSRTPKQVDIPSDRISDFFASNVFGKESMREYLSKEAFESVNSAIDKGTNIDRKIADQVASSMKAWASKKGATHYTHWFQPLTGSTAEKHDAFFEPHEGSAIEKFEGTQLVQQEPDASSFPSGGIRNTFEARGYTAWDPSSPAFVIGKMLCIPSVFVSYTGEALDYKTPLLKTLSAVDKAAVDVCQYFDKNVTKVISTLGWEQEYFLIDTAFFNSRPDLMMTGRTVFGHSPAKGQELEDHYFGSIPARVTAFMRDFEIECYKLGVPIKTRHNEVAPNQFECAPVFEEANLAVDHNQLLMDLMEKIAMNHNFRVLLHEKPYARVNGSGKHNNWSLATNTGKNLLSPGKTPKTNLQFLTFFINTIKAVYENSDLLRACIASAGNEHRLGAHEAPPSIMSIFIGSQLTSVLKELEVKVKKGKMSADEKTDLKLNIIGKIPDILLDNTDRNRTSPFAFTGNKFEFRAVGSSANCATAMIVINAIVADQLIKFKGQVDELIEKGIGKDEAILQILRSYIVSSKNILFEGNGYSEEWVKEAAQRGLSNIKSAPVAFDAFVSAKTISLFENLKIYSKVEQYARHDIYLELYTKKIQIESRILGDLAQNHIVPTIIKYQNVLLENLKGLKEVLPPADYKKHSLILLRMVTEISERMAIIISKKEEMVESRKKVNKMIDSREKAVAYSDSVKNYFEEIRYHVDKLELMVDDEMWPLPKYRELLFTR; this is encoded by the coding sequence ATGGCATCATTTAGATTTAAAGCGCTGGAAGAGGTGCTTTCAAGAACACCAAAACAGGTAGATATTCCATCAGATAGAATTTCTGATTTTTTTGCTTCCAATGTATTTGGCAAAGAATCTATGCGCGAATACCTTTCTAAAGAGGCTTTTGAAAGTGTAAACAGCGCAATTGATAAAGGAACAAACATTGACAGGAAAATTGCTGATCAGGTTGCCTCTTCAATGAAAGCATGGGCTTCCAAAAAAGGTGCAACACATTATACCCATTGGTTTCAACCCCTCACAGGTTCGACTGCCGAAAAACACGATGCCTTTTTTGAACCTCATGAAGGATCGGCAATTGAGAAATTTGAAGGAACTCAACTTGTCCAACAAGAACCAGATGCATCGAGTTTTCCATCCGGTGGTATTCGGAATACTTTTGAAGCAAGAGGATATACTGCATGGGATCCCTCTTCTCCAGCTTTTGTTATTGGGAAAATGCTATGTATTCCCTCTGTTTTTGTTTCCTATACGGGAGAAGCACTTGATTATAAAACTCCATTATTGAAAACCTTAAGTGCTGTTGATAAAGCAGCAGTAGATGTTTGCCAGTATTTTGATAAAAATGTAACCAAAGTCATTTCAACACTGGGTTGGGAGCAGGAATATTTTCTTATAGATACGGCCTTTTTCAATTCCAGGCCAGATTTGATGATGACAGGAAGAACTGTTTTTGGTCATAGTCCTGCAAAAGGTCAGGAATTAGAAGACCATTATTTCGGTTCAATTCCTGCCCGTGTAACAGCATTTATGAGAGATTTTGAAATTGAATGTTATAAATTAGGTGTTCCTATTAAAACAAGGCACAATGAGGTTGCACCAAACCAATTTGAATGCGCTCCTGTTTTTGAAGAAGCAAATCTAGCTGTTGATCACAATCAGTTACTGATGGATCTTATGGAAAAGATTGCAATGAATCATAATTTCAGAGTATTACTTCATGAAAAACCCTATGCACGGGTTAATGGTTCTGGTAAACATAATAACTGGTCATTAGCAACAAACACCGGGAAAAATTTATTAAGTCCTGGCAAAACTCCTAAGACCAATCTGCAATTTTTAACTTTTTTCATTAATACTATTAAGGCAGTTTATGAAAATTCAGACCTATTAAGAGCTTGTATTGCTTCAGCTGGAAATGAACATAGACTCGGTGCTCATGAGGCCCCTCCTTCAATCATGTCAATTTTTATTGGTTCTCAATTAACATCAGTTCTTAAAGAGCTTGAGGTTAAAGTAAAGAAAGGAAAAATGTCGGCAGATGAAAAAACTGATCTTAAATTAAATATTATAGGTAAAATTCCAGATATTTTACTTGATAATACGGATAGAAACCGGACTTCCCCTTTCGCATTTACAGGAAATAAATTTGAATTCAGGGCAGTTGGTTCATCTGCAAACTGTGCTACTGCTATGATTGTTATAAATGCAATTGTGGCTGATCAATTAATTAAATTTAAAGGCCAGGTTGATGAACTAATTGAAAAAGGCATAGGTAAGGATGAGGCTATTCTACAAATTTTAAGAAGTTATATAGTTTCTTCAAAGAATATTTTATTTGAAGGTAACGGTTATAGTGAAGAATGGGTTAAGGAAGCTGCCCAAAGAGGACTTTCAAATATAAAATCTGCTCCTGTGGCCTTTGATGCGTTTGTTTCAGCGAAAACAATTAGTTTATTTGAGAACCTTAAAATTTATTCTAAAGTTGAACAATATGCCAGGCATGATATTTATCTTGAACTTTACACGAAAAAAATTCAAATTGAATCTCGTATTTTGGGTGATTTAGCTCAAAACCATATAGTGCCAACAATTATTAAATATCAAAATGTGTTGCTTGAAAACTTAAAAGGACTTAAAGAGGTACTTCCTCCTGCTGATTATAAAAAGCATTCTTTGATTTTATTAAGGATGGTTACTGAAATTTCAGAACGCATGGCTATTATAATAAGTAAAAAAGAAGAGATGGTTGAATCACGGAAGAAAGTCAATAAAATGATTGATTCACGTGAAAAGGCAGTCGCATATAGTGATTCGGTGAAAAATTATTTTGAGGAAATTAGGTATCATGTTGATAAACTTGAATTAATGGTGGATGATGAAATGTGGCCATTACCTAAGTACAGAGAGTTACTTTTTACAAGATAA
- a CDS encoding calcium/sodium antiporter produces the protein MEYLLLIVGLAILISGGEILVKGAVAIALKFNVSVLVIGMTIVSFGTSAPELLVSIKAAIQGHPDISIGNVIGSNIANISLILGVTTIIFPILINKDSLKIDWPMMMVSSMIFYLFLLNNLIGFYEGLFLFLFLILFNFWIIYKSRKEHKKIPKNDEPELIPEVTTPIWKSLLFILLGVLGLILGAEWFLNGAVGIAENFGISERIIAITVVAFGTSVPELVTSGIAALKKQTDISIGNLIGSNIFNLLGILGITAMVKEIPISIEMANFDIYWMLGISLLIFPLMYFGRKIGRLKGLVLVSFYLVYIFIVIN, from the coding sequence ATGGAATATCTTTTACTGATAGTTGGACTTGCTATACTTATTTCGGGCGGTGAAATTTTAGTTAAAGGTGCAGTTGCCATTGCTTTAAAATTCAATGTTTCTGTCCTTGTCATTGGTATGACCATTGTTTCATTTGGCACATCAGCCCCTGAATTACTTGTCAGTATTAAAGCGGCTATTCAAGGGCATCCTGATATTTCAATTGGAAATGTTATTGGTTCGAATATTGCCAATATCTCATTAATTCTAGGTGTTACCACCATTATTTTTCCAATTTTAATAAATAAGGATTCCTTAAAAATAGACTGGCCTATGATGATGGTTTCCAGTATGATTTTTTATCTATTCTTACTTAATAATCTTATTGGATTTTATGAAGGTTTATTCCTGTTTCTGTTTTTAATTTTGTTCAATTTCTGGATAATATATAAATCACGGAAGGAGCACAAAAAAATCCCGAAAAACGATGAACCTGAATTAATTCCGGAGGTTACAACTCCAATTTGGAAAAGCTTACTATTTATACTTTTAGGTGTCCTGGGCTTAATTCTTGGAGCTGAATGGTTTTTAAACGGAGCGGTGGGTATAGCAGAAAATTTCGGTATAAGCGAAAGAATAATAGCAATTACAGTAGTTGCATTCGGAACAAGTGTTCCTGAACTGGTAACCTCTGGTATTGCGGCATTAAAGAAACAAACAGATATTTCTATTGGAAATCTAATTGGTTCCAATATATTTAATCTACTTGGCATTTTAGGAATTACAGCAATGGTAAAAGAAATTCCAATTAGTATTGAAATGGCTAATTTTGATATTTATTGGATGCTTGGAATTTCATTGTTGATTTTCCCTTTAATGTATTTTGGAAGAAAAATAGGAAGGTTAAAAGGACTGGTATTAGTTTCATTTTACCTGGTTTATATTTTCATTGTCATAAATTAA
- a CDS encoding twin-arginine translocase TatA/TatE family subunit: MLLFFNLGGGEIFIVLLVILLFFGSKKIPELARGLGKGIREFKDATSDIQREIQESAKVIKNETDINKP, translated from the coding sequence ATGTTATTATTTTTTAATTTAGGTGGTGGAGAAATATTTATTGTTCTTTTAGTTATCCTTCTTTTTTTCGGATCAAAGAAAATTCCAGAACTTGCTCGTGGACTTGGAAAGGGAATCAGAGAATTTAAGGACGCCACAAGCGATATTCAAAGAGAAATTCAAGAGAGCGCAAAGGTTATCAAAAATGAAACTGATATTAACAAGCCTTAG